TGACCTTCGACATCGCGCAGGGTCAGAAGGGCCCGACGGCTGAGAACATCGTTCCCGCCTGACGCTGACACGTACTTCGCAGCTGGGGCCCGCACCTTGGGGTGCGGGCCCCAGCTCGCCGCTTTCCGGGGCGCAGCCGCCCCGTCAGGGCCGTGGTGATGTCACCCACGGCATGATTCACGGGCGCCGCGGCCCCGCCCCCGGGGAAGGCTCCACCGGGTCCCCGGGGATGCTCCACCCCAACGCTCCGGATGTAAATCCGCCAAGGCCTCACTCATGGAATGCCCGATCTCACTGTCGAGATCGCGCCGCTCTCTTCTCCGACGTATTACGAGAGCATTCCCTGCCGATCCGGTTGATCCGACTGATCTGACCGATCCGATCCGACCGACCGATTCGGCTCCGCATCATTTTCGGCTCGTTCTTGCGATTCTCTGCGCTGTTCATTCGCTGCGGGAATTCCTTGATACGTGCCACATCAAGGAAGGTTCCGCATGAACCGCACGCGTACAAATGATCGTTTCGCTCGCACTCGAACCCGCGCCGGAAATTCTGGTGCGCAAAGGGGTGGCAGCCGCTTCGGATCCGCACCCTCCGGCCGCTCCGGCGCGCCCAGCCGCGCGAAGGGTTACGGACGTCAACAGACGGCGCCGCAAGGTGAGTTCGCGCTGCCGACGACGATCACCCCCGCGCTGCCCCCCGTCGAGGCGTTCGCCGATCTCGCCCTGCCGACGCCGCTGCTGGCCGAGCTCGGTCACGCAGGCGTGACCGTACCGTTCCCGATCCAGGCGGCGACCCTGCCGAACTCAGTCGCGGGCCGTGACGTACTCGGCCGTGGCCGCACCGGCTCCGGCAAGACCCTCGCGTTCGGCCTCGCCCTGCTGGCCCGTACGGCCGGTCGGCGCGCCGAGCCGCGGCTGCCGCTGGCCCTGGTCCTCGTACCCACCCGAGAGCTGGCCCAACAGGTCACCGACGCTCTCATTCCTTACGCCCGTTCCGTGCGGCTGCGTCTGGCCACGGTGGTCGGTGGGATGCCGATCGGCAGGCAGGCCAGCGCGCTGCGCGGCGGGGCCGAGGTCGTCGTGGCGACGCCGGGCCGGCTCAAGGACCTCATCGACCGCGGCGAATGCAGTCTGGACCAGGTCGCCATCACCGTCCTCGACGAGGCCGACCAGATGGCCGACATGGGCTTCATGCCCCAGGTCACCGCGCTGCTCGACCAGGTGCGCCCCGAGGGGCAGCGGATGCTGTTCTCGGCCACCTTGGACCGCAACGTCGACCTCCTGGTCCGCCGCTACCTGACCGACCCGGTGGTTCACTCCGTCGACCCGTCCGCGGGCGCGGTCACCACCATGGAGCACCACGTACTCCACGTGCACGGCGCGGACAAGCAGCGGACGACCACCGAGATCGCGGCACGCGAGGGCCGGGTGATCATGTTCCTGGACACCAAGCACGCGGTGGACCGGCTGACCGAACACCTGCTGAACAGCGGCGTCCGTGCCGCGGCCCTGCACGGAGGCAAGTCCCAGCCGCAACGCACACGGACCCTGGCCCAGTTCAAGACCGGGCATGTGACGGTGCTGGTGGCGACCAATGTCGCGGCGCGCGGGATCCACGTCGACAACCTCGACCTGGTCGTGAACGTGGACCCGCCCAGCGACCCCAAGGACTATCTGCACCGAGGCGGCCGCACGGCCCGCGCCGGCGAGTCCGGCAGCGTCGTCACCCTGGTGACGCCTCAGCAGCGACGCGACATGAGCCGACTGATGACTGCCGCCGGCATCACTCCCCAGACCACCCAAGTGCGCTCGGGCGAAGCCGAGTTGAGTCGCATCACCGGCGCCCAGGCCCCCTCGGGGATCGCGGTCACCATCACCGCGCCGGTCGTGGAACGTCCTCGGCGCGGCTCCTCTTCCCCGTCCCGGGGCCGACGCGGCCGTACCGGCCAGGGCCGATCCACCGGTGAGGGCCGATCCGCCCGTGAGGGCCGATCCACCGGCGAGGCGGCACGCCGTACGCCGCGGCGGTCGTCCGCGGCCACAGCGGCGGCCTAGAACCTTCGTGATCGGAAACACCATCCGCCCATCCAGGAGGACCCCTTTGACGCTGGTTCAGACGCAGCAACGCCTGATCGGTTCCGTTCCCACGACCGTGTTCGACGCCCTGGACACATCCGGACCGCGGGTCGGTGACGACATCACCGTCGAGGTGGCCCTGTTCCTCATGGCCAGTGCCCGTGTCGAGTACCTGCTCCTCTGCGACCAGGACGAACACTGCACCGGCTCGGTCACGCGGGCCCAACTCGCCGTGGTCCGTGACAGCCCCGCCTATACGGACCGTATCCGTGTACGGGACGTCCTCGGCGCCGGCGGACCGCACAGCCGCACCCCGGGTGCCCTCGCCCTCACCGTCTCCCTCTGATCCGGCTCACCGTTCGGCATCAGCCCGGCTCCTCCCTCTCCCTTCTCCCTTCCCTGCGAGGCATCATGCGCTGCGTCATCGCCCGGTTCCCCTTCGACCTCACCAAGAGCGGGGTACTTGCCTCCATGAAGGGCGTCAAGCCGGAGCCCATCACGGGGGAGTCCGTGCTCATCGGCCGTCGCCACTACCCCGCCAAGCAAGTGGGCGTGGTCATCACCCGGCAGGACCCCCGCGACTTCACCAGCGGGGAAGTCACCCGGGCGATGACGCGACTCGGCTTCACCTGCCGAGGCACCCATGAGGTCACCCGTGAGTCGGCGACCGCCGTGCGGTCCCTTACGCCGTTGCAGACCGCGTCGGCGCTGCTCGGCAGCCCCGCGCCGCTGGGACTGTGAGAACCGACGGAAGCTGACACCAGGACAGCGAGGGGGCCCTGCCGACGCGCGTCGGCAGGGCCCCCTCGCGTGTCACCGTCCGGCCGACGGCTTCCGGCCGACCGGAGCGGTCCGGGTACGGTGCCTCACTGGTCGGAGTAACTGAAGTCGCCCACGGTCCAGGCGCTGACGTCCTTGATCGCGACGCGATACATACCGCCCGTCTCGGGGATTCCGACGCTGCCCTGCAGGATCCGGGCGAGGTGGAAGTGCAGATGTGCGGGGGCCCCGCCGGGTTCGGGCCGGCCCACTGTCCGGTCGGCGGAGAAGACGTCGGAGAAGGGGCCCAGGCGGTCCGAGTCCTTCAGGACCTCCGACACGCGCTCCCTCCATACGCCCTCGGGAGCCAGCCGCCCGGTGATGACGGCACCGCCGACCACCACGGTCAATGACATCTGATTGCTCTGCTCGGACTCCACCAGGGCGCAGAGATCCACGAGCAGCTCGTCAGGGTTCGACATGAAAGCCGATTCTATTCGGTGCGCGATCCGCGCGCTGGAGTCGGTCGACGGCCGCGCCCCCGCTGCCACCTGCCCATATGGCCCGCTCCACAGAGAATATCGATGCCTCGAGCAACCTAAAATCTGTGTTTGACAGAGTAGACATTGGGCTGTTGCGTGATTAGTGTTTCTCTCGTAGTGCAGAAGTTCGCAGGTCGGGGTGGCTGAGAAGTCTCGAAGCCGAGCTGTCCGTAGGACGGCGACGAGACCGCCGGCCGCTCCGCCTGGCAAGTGAGTTGATCCAGCGGAGGTACGGAAGGAGCCGACGCCATCGGGATCGCCCGGCCGACTTGCACGAGGTCGGGTGCCGCAAGACCCGGAATGGAAGGTGGTCCCCGGTCACGCATCCGCGAACCCCGCATTCCGGCCCCCTCACAGGGGCCAGGTAGCGGAAACAACAGGTCGGCAGAGCGGTAGTGCCGACAGATGGTGTTCAATTTCCTTCGGGGCCCTGGTGCCGTACGGCATCGGGGCCCCTCGACGCGTTGCACAACGAGGTGAAATG
This portion of the Streptomyces mirabilis genome encodes:
- a CDS encoding DEAD/DEAH box helicase encodes the protein MNRTRTNDRFARTRTRAGNSGAQRGGSRFGSAPSGRSGAPSRAKGYGRQQTAPQGEFALPTTITPALPPVEAFADLALPTPLLAELGHAGVTVPFPIQAATLPNSVAGRDVLGRGRTGSGKTLAFGLALLARTAGRRAEPRLPLALVLVPTRELAQQVTDALIPYARSVRLRLATVVGGMPIGRQASALRGGAEVVVATPGRLKDLIDRGECSLDQVAITVLDEADQMADMGFMPQVTALLDQVRPEGQRMLFSATLDRNVDLLVRRYLTDPVVHSVDPSAGAVTTMEHHVLHVHGADKQRTTTEIAAREGRVIMFLDTKHAVDRLTEHLLNSGVRAAALHGGKSQPQRTRTLAQFKTGHVTVLVATNVAARGIHVDNLDLVVNVDPPSDPKDYLHRGGRTARAGESGSVVTLVTPQQRRDMSRLMTAAGITPQTTQVRSGEAELSRITGAQAPSGIAVTITAPVVERPRRGSSSPSRGRRGRTGQGRSTGEGRSAREGRSTGEAARRTPRRSSAATAAA
- a CDS encoding CBS domain-containing protein, which encodes MTLVQTQQRLIGSVPTTVFDALDTSGPRVGDDITVEVALFLMASARVEYLLLCDQDEHCTGSVTRAQLAVVRDSPAYTDRIRVRDVLGAGGPHSRTPGALALTVSL
- a CDS encoding SCO5918 family protein, producing the protein MRCVIARFPFDLTKSGVLASMKGVKPEPITGESVLIGRRHYPAKQVGVVITRQDPRDFTSGEVTRAMTRLGFTCRGTHEVTRESATAVRSLTPLQTASALLGSPAPLGL